The window CTTCGCCGGGGTTCTGCTGGCGCGACGGCTCGAAAGCGGAAGGCTGCGGATCCCGGTCCTGCCGATCTGGGTCAATCTGGCGGTGGTCTGCGCCATCCTGTCAGCCCCGGTTCCCGAGGCGGGGCGTGCCGCGTTCGACCTCGTCGCCGCCCTGGTTGTCTTCCCGCTACTGGTCGGTTCGGCGGCGCGGGCGGAGGTTGGGCGAGGGCGATCGCTGCTCGATGGCCTGGCCGCGATCTCCTATGCGCTCTACGCCCTGCATATTCCCATCCTGTCGGCGGCGGCCGAGATCATCGCGCGCGGCGTCCTGCCGGGCGTACCAGGCCTGCTGATCGGCGGCGTGGCGCTGGTTATCGCCCTTCTGGCCGCCATCGTGGCCCATCGCGTGTTCGAGCCCTGGGCGGCGTTGCGCTTGCGGAACCTGGGCCGGGCTCAGCCGCGTTCGACCAGCCTGCCGTCTTCCCAGACCCGGTAGAAGCACGAGCGGAAGCCGACGTGGCAGGCGCCGCCATCGCCCTGTGGCCGCACCTTGATCAGCACGGCGTCCTGATCGCAGTCGACCCGCAGTTCCTCGACCAGCTGCAGCTGGCCGCTGGTCTCGCCCTTTTTCCAGAGTTCATTGCGTGAGCGGCTGAAATAGTGGGCCACCCCCGTCTCGACGGTGAGCTTGAGCGCCTCGTCGTTCATCCAGGCCAGCATCAGGATCTCGCCGGTGTCGGCGTGCTGGGCCACGGCGACGACCAGGCCGTCGGCATTGAAGCGCGGGGCCAGCTGGTCGCCCCGTTCCAGTGCGTGCTTGTCGGGGGCGATGGGGAAGGGGGCGGTGGTCATGGCGGCACATATGGCGCCGTCGCGGGGGCTTGGGCTAGCCTGCGGACCGGAGAATCGATGAACCTCAAGGATCGCATCAAGGCCCAGGTGGCCGCGCTGGACGTCCTGGCCCGGCCCTGGGCCCTAAGGTCGCGCTGGCATGGCCATGCCTATGAGTTCCTGCTGTTCGGGCTCAAGCAGGCCTGGGCCTGTCTGTTCGGCGGCCTGATGCTGGCCCTGCTGGTCGGCACCTTCCTGTTCTGGCCCAAGGACGCCGGTTTCGCCCGCTACGATTTTCTGGTCATCGCCTCGCTGGCCATCCAGGCCTCGCTATTGGCCCTGAAGCTTGAGCGCTGGGACGAGGCCCTGGTGATTTTCATCTTCCACCTGGTCGGGACGGTGATGGAGGTGTTCAAGACCGCCCACGGCTCTTGGCTCTATCCCGAGCCCAGCCTGCTGCGCATCGGCGGCGTGCCGCTGTTCACCGGCTTCATGTATGCCTGTGTCGGCAGCTATATCGCCCGGATCTGGCGACTGTTCGACATCACCTTCATCCGCTATCCGCCGTTCTGGAGCGCCTGGATCCTGGCGGGTCTGGCCTATCTGAACTTCTTCACCCACCACTACGGGCCGGACATCCGGCTTGGCCTGTTCGCCCTGTCGGCGGTGCTGTTCGGACGCTCGTGGTTCGTGTTCACGCCGGACCAGACGCCGCGCCGCATGCCGATGATCGTCGGCCTGCTGCTGGTGTCGCTGTTCATCTGGTTCGCCGAGAACCTCGGCACGGCGGCCAATGCCTGGATCTATCCCAGCCAGAAGGACGGCTGGTCGATGGTCGGTTTCGAGAAGATCGGGGCCTGGTACCTGCTGATGCTGATCAGCTTCGTGCTGGT of the Caulobacter henricii genome contains:
- a CDS encoding DUF817 domain-containing protein — protein: MNLKDRIKAQVAALDVLARPWALRSRWHGHAYEFLLFGLKQAWACLFGGLMLALLVGTFLFWPKDAGFARYDFLVIASLAIQASLLALKLERWDEALVIFIFHLVGTVMEVFKTAHGSWLYPEPSLLRIGGVPLFTGFMYACVGSYIARIWRLFDITFIRYPPFWSAWILAGLAYLNFFTHHYGPDIRLGLFALSAVLFGRSWFVFTPDQTPRRMPMIVGLLLVSLFIWFAENLGTAANAWIYPSQKDGWSMVGFEKIGAWYLLMLISFVLVSLVHRPVDACVARIREGIRGAV
- the hisI gene encoding phosphoribosyl-AMP cyclohydrolase, whose amino-acid sequence is MTTAPFPIAPDKHALERGDQLAPRFNADGLVVAVAQHADTGEILMLAWMNDEALKLTVETGVAHYFSRSRNELWKKGETSGQLQLVEELRVDCDQDAVLIKVRPQGDGGACHVGFRSCFYRVWEDGRLVERG